CCATAGAATTATATATTTTTTGTTCTTCCTGCTAAAGTGTTATCCTATCTTTCTGTTCTCAGTTAATTTAGAAAACTTTTTTTCTGCTCCTCTACTCTACAATTTTTTTAATAACCAGCTCGTTTTAAAGCTTTGACTAATACAAATATCAACAAGGTAGCGACTACCACTTCCGGAGTACCATGAATCAATGCAATACTAGCGCTTACTTTTATCGGAAGATATCCTCTTAGAGTAGCTAATCCCAAAACTCCGAGAGTGTTGGTAAGCGTTCCTAATGCTGCAGCAATGGCGCTGTTCTTCCAAAAATATTTATAGGAATAATAAGCTGCTACTCCGATAAATATTCTGGGTAAAATAGCGATAAGGGGATCAGCAAACATCGGGTTAGTGGCATTTAGAAAACTATAAACTCCGAAAATTAATCCGACTAATGCACCAACTATAGGACCTTCTAATATTCCGCCTAAAATAGCTGGAATGTGCATAATAGTTGCATGACCGGCAGGAGTAGGAACAGGGATAAATCCTAACCTGGTGACTCCCAAAATGATGGCAATTGCGC
The genomic region above belongs to Candidatus Atribacteria bacterium and contains:
- a CDS encoding ECF transporter S component — translated: MNRDSALSGFKLTTRQLAISGMLGAIAIILGVTRLGFIPVPTPAGHATIMHIPAILGGILEGPIVGALVGLIFGVYSFLNATNPMFADPLIAILPRIFIGVAAYYSYKYFWKNSAIAAALGTLTNTLGVLGLATLRGYLPIKVSASIALIHGTPEVVVATLLIFVLVKALKRAGY